AACATGGGTATATGCCATAAATAAGTTATTGCTACCAATTTTAGTAACACCTTGGTCCTGAATAGTACCGCGGTGAATGGTTGCACACTCACGAATAACGTTATTGTCGCCAATAATGAGGGTTGTTGGCTCGTTGTTGTATTTTTTGTCTTGGCAGGCTTCGCCTACAGACGCAAATTGGAAAATATGATTACCAGAACCAATAGTAGATGGCCCTTTAACAACAACGTGAGACTCAATAATACAGTCATCACCGATCACAACATCATTGCCAATATAGCTATACGGACCAACTGAGACATTGTTGCCTAGTTTAGCGCCAGGTTCGATTATTGCTGTAGAATGGATCACTATTAAAACTCTCTTCTCGCACACATAATTTCGGCACTACATACAACCTTGCCGTCGACTCTTGCTTCAGCGGCAAATTTCCATATATTGCGGCGTTCTTTTAAAAATTCTACATGCAAATGCATTGTATCGCCTGGTACTACTGGCTGTTTAAAACGCGCGTTATCTACCGCTGCAAATAAGTAAAGCTCATTATCGCTACGGTTTTCTACTGTTTTAAAACCTAGTAAACCAGTGGCTTGCGCCATTGCTTCTAATATTAGCACACCAGGAAAAATTGGCTGATTAGGAAAATGGCCAGTAAAAATAGGTTCGTTAATAGAAACATTTTTAATCGCATGAAGTGACTCGCCAGGGGTAAAGTCAATAACACGATCAATTAACAGCATCGGGTAACGATGTGGTAATAAACTTAAAATTTCTTGAATATCAAGGCTATTTAATTCGTTTGCCAAAATAGCATCCTTATTAGTGTTCAACGTTATGACTTAGCCAATGCCTCAAGCGCTTTAAGACGTGATTTCATGTCTGAAAGATTACGCAAGTGAGCAATTGATTTACGCCATTCTTTATTAGTTGTATGGGGCATACCAGATGAGTAAATACCCGGCTCGGTGATCGACTTAGTCACCATACTCATACCGGTAATTATAACACCATCGCATACTGACATGTGACCATTAATTGCAGTCATGCCACCAATTTGACAGTTTTTGCCAATGGTTACACTCCCTGCTAGTACAGTACAGCCTGCAATTGCAGTTCCCGAATTAACTTCAACGTTGTGCGCTATTTGGCATTGGTTATCAATAATTACATTGCTATGAATTATTGTGTTATCCAGTGCGCCACGGTCAATAGTTGTACTTGCGCCAATCTCAACCTTGTCGCCAATAAGCACAGAGCCTAATTGAGGGATTTTAACCCATTGCCCACGCTCGTTAGCATAGCCAAATCCGTCGCTGCCAACCACGCTGTTTGCTTGAAACAAACAATCTGCACCAATCTCAACATCGTGATAAATAGTCACACTCGGCCAAAGCTTTGTGCCAGAACCTATTTTAACACGTTCTCCGATAAAACTGTTCGGACCAATTTGCGCGTTGTCTGCAATTACCGCATCGGCTTCTATCACCACGTTTGCACCAATTGCAGCGCTGTCGCTTACAATCGCTGTTGGGTGAATAGTGGCACTAGGGTGAACCCCTTGCGAGGCTGAGCGAGGTGTTGTATCCATAAATTGCGCGAGTTTTGCGTAACTTACATAAGGATTAGCAACAACGATTTTACCGCCAGTAAAATAAGGCGCGTCGGCTTCACTTAAAATAACGGCACTTGCCTGAGTGCTCTCAAGTTGTGTGCGATATTTTGAGTTCGCTAAAAATGCAATATGCCCAGAACGGGCATTTGCAAGTGTAGCTATTTTTGTTATTTCTAAAGCGCCATCACCTTGAAGCTCGGCGCCTAGAAGTTCCGCAATTTGCGAAAGCGTATAATTTTGCATAGATAGATTATTTCTTGCTAACAGCTGATACAACTTTGCCTGAAAGATCCGTTACTTCTTTAGGGTTAAAGTAAATTGTAGTGTCTTTTACTTTAACTTCGTCGAAGTCGCCATCTTTAGCAATTTCTTCAATCGTTTTAATAATTAAACCCTGAACTTTAGCAAGCTCTTGGTTTTGACGTGTTTTGATTTCTTGCTCTAAAGGACGGCCTTTTTCTGCAAGGTTTTGTTGCATGCCTTGAATTTTGTCACGTAATGCATCTTTTTGAGCTTGGCTCATAGTTGTGCTTTCACGCTTAAATTTTTCAGCTTCAAAACGAATGTCGCCCTGAAGTTTTTCAAGTTCTTGACGACGTTCAGCAAACTCAGTTTGTAAAGACTGTTCAATCTTAGCCATTTGAGGAATTTGCTTGTAGATCTCTTGCATATCAACAATGCCTACTTTGTGGGCAAATGCACTTGCAGAAGTACCCATCATTAATGTTGCTAACACGGCTACTGCTGTTGATTTAAATAATTTTTTCACAAAAAACTCCTTTAGAAAGTGTTACTAATATTAAAGCTGATGGTCTTTGTATCGTCATCTTCTTCTTTTTGCAACGGATACGCAAAACTAATCAGCATAGGACCCATTGGAGAGATCCATTGTAAAGATAAACCGGTTGATACCCTAAAGCGCATTGGATCAGAGTAATCATCTAACTTAGCACGCTCATCTGGCGCTAAGTTTTGGAAACGGTCAACGCTAAATTCAGTATCCCATACGTTGGCAGCGTCCACAAAGAAACTGGTACGTACAGAGCTGGTGTTTTCTTCATCTAGGAACGGCGTTGGTACAATTAATTCCATACCAGCAACCGCTTTAGCATTACCACCAATACGACCTTGTGGTACTAAAATATCGAACTGGTCTGAACCGCCAATGCTACCCGTAGTTGTGCCATCAGCGCCTGGTGTACCAGGAATTGATAACGGAATACGCGATACTGCACGTGGCAATATTGTATTACGGTCAAAGCCACGTAGTTCCATTTCGGTTATACGGAAGAACTCTTGGAACGGCAAGGTTTGCTCGTAACCATTTGTTGACCCATAACCATTACCATAGCCAAGTGCTGCACGTGTTGAGAACACCCAACGATGGTCGTTAGAAATTGGCCAGTAAAAACGCGAGTCGTAGTTCAGTTTAAAGTACTGAAGGTCAGAGTTAGGCGTTGTTGCTGTTAAGTTTACTGTTTGACGCGAACCAGCCGTAGGGAATAAACCACGGTTAACGGTAATACGCGACCAACCTACACTTAGCTCATATTTAGTAAAGTCAAAGCCAGCATCTGGATTGTCTTCATCTAAGAAGGTTTCGCGAAGTACACGTGTTTGCTCGTACTCAGCAATTTCTGATAGCTCTTCTTGAATCCAACGAACACCAAAATTAATACGATTTACCGCATCAATTGGAAAACCAATATTAGTACCAATACCGTAACTTGTAGATTTGTAATCTACTAGACTG
The sequence above is drawn from the Pseudoalteromonas espejiana DSM 9414 genome and encodes:
- the fabZ gene encoding 3-hydroxyacyl-ACP dehydratase FabZ; its protein translation is MANELNSLDIQEILSLLPHRYPMLLIDRVIDFTPGESLHAIKNVSINEPIFTGHFPNQPIFPGVLILEAMAQATGLLGFKTVENRSDNELYLFAAVDNARFKQPVVPGDTMHLHVEFLKERRNIWKFAAEARVDGKVVCSAEIMCARREF
- the lpxD gene encoding UDP-3-O-(3-hydroxymyristoyl)glucosamine N-acyltransferase; its protein translation is MQNYTLSQIAELLGAELQGDGALEITKIATLANARSGHIAFLANSKYRTQLESTQASAVILSEADAPYFTGGKIVVANPYVSYAKLAQFMDTTPRSASQGVHPSATIHPTAIVSDSAAIGANVVIEADAVIADNAQIGPNSFIGERVKIGSGTKLWPSVTIYHDVEIGADCLFQANSVVGSDGFGYANERGQWVKIPQLGSVLIGDKVEIGASTTIDRGALDNTIIHSNVIIDNQCQIAHNVEVNSGTAIAGCTVLAGSVTIGKNCQIGGMTAINGHMSVCDGVIITGMSMVTKSITEPGIYSSGMPHTTNKEWRKSIAHLRNLSDMKSRLKALEALAKS
- a CDS encoding OmpH family outer membrane protein; the protein is MKKLFKSTAVAVLATLMMGTSASAFAHKVGIVDMQEIYKQIPQMAKIEQSLQTEFAERRQELEKLQGDIRFEAEKFKRESTTMSQAQKDALRDKIQGMQQNLAEKGRPLEQEIKTRQNQELAKVQGLIIKTIEEIAKDGDFDEVKVKDTTIYFNPKEVTDLSGKVVSAVSKK